GCCGCCGCGGCCGCGTCGAGCCGCCACTGGCCCTCAGGAGCTCCGCCCTGTCACGTGGGCTCGAGAGCGCGGGCCGCTCGCTTTAGCCCCGCCCTTCCCAGGCCGCGCCCCTTCTACCTCCAAAATCCCTCCCCGCCGGACTAGACTGGTAGTAGCCCCTTCGGTTTGGCTTCTCAACTACCATAGGTTACATTCCACCAGGGTTCCGCCTTTCGAGCCAAATCGCCACGCCCCCAAGAAAGACCACGCCCCTACTCCGCCAACCTCCTCAGAGCGTCCGTGTCCCGCCCCCTGGCCGAGCTCTCCTACCACATTGGCTTCGTTTCTCCCTTGACCCCGCCCCCGAGGCCGGCTGCTTCCCGTCATTGGCGCGGCCCCGCCTCGGGCCCCGCCCCCTGTCCGGCTCCGGGCTCCCATTGTCTCCGCCGATGCCGCCTGGTCCGGCTACCGTGCTGAGTGTTGAGTTTTCGGGGGTCGCGCTCCTTCTCTGGCCGGTGGAGCAGTTCCGCAGCCGAGACCCAGCTTGTGGCGCTCGGGCGGCTCTTCTTTCCTCCTTAGGACCCACTTTGCCGTCCCGGGGCGGCTGCAGCTATGTCCGCGCTGCGACCTCTtctgcttctgctgctgcctctgtgtcccGGTCCTGGCCCCGGACCCGGGAGCGAGGCAAAGGTCACCCGGAGTTGTGCAGagacccggcaggtgctgggggcgcGGAGATATAGCTTAAACCTAATCCCTTCCACCCTGATCTCAggtgaggagaaagaggaagactagagaattgggggtggggggcagggggggctCCTCCCCATCTCACAATAACTCTTTTCCCTTTCAGAGTGACCGTTATGACAATCTTCCCATCCCACAATAATACCTCTCCTCCTGCAACTTCCTTCCCAGGATCACTATAAGCCTCCTGTTCATATAATAGCTCTTACTCCACCCTCACCCCAGGAATCCCTTCCTGGTCATTAGCACCCccttgtctgtttctttcttcacAGCCAGATGCCCCCCACTATGTGAGCCCCTTCTAAGAGAATACTTTCTTGCTCAACAAATAACCTCACCCCTCCAAACCCCATTCTTCACCCTGTAGAAGCTGTCCGAGCCCCTTGGGGACTGGGGTGTGTGATGTGGGGAGGGTCACCTGAGGACACTGTGGTCACTGCTGTGGCCCGCAGGACGGCTGTCAAACCCATGGCTAATGGGAAGTGGACTTAGGATGGGTGAAGGGATGATAaggagggggtagggggcagACAATAGAAAACGGGCCAGAGAGGTGGAAGAGAAGGCGTAGCCCGCAGAGAAAGGTGGGAGACAGAAGGAATTTCACATTGTCACATCCCACTGGTCCTCCACGTCTCCTCTGTCCAGGTGAGCACCTCCGGGTCTGTCCCCAGGAGTACACCTGCTGTTCCAGTGAGACAGAGCAGAGGCTGATCAGGGACACCGAGGCCACCTTCCGCGGCCTGGTGGAGGGTAGCGGCtctttcctggttcactccctgacgGCCCGGCACAGGAAATTTAATGGTGAGGACCTGGGGTCCCCAAACCCCCTTCTCACCTCTGCTCTGTGCTTCTGACCCCAGCATGCTTCCTGTCCTGCAGCCCCTCCTAACCCAGCTTAGCCCTGCCATCCCCATCCCCAGGGTCTCTCTGGTGCCCTGTGCTCCCTCACGCAGACTGCCCAGGTCTCTGAGTCGCTCAGTTTCTAACTCCCTTGTcttttctctccccatcccctcctGCCGCCTCCCTTTCACTCTTCTGCCCGTCGTCGTCGGCCTTCTCCCACCCCGTCCCCTGCATTTACCGCAGAGTTCTTTCAGGAGATGCTCTCAATATCCCAGCactccctggcccagctcttctCCCACTCCTACGGCCGCCTGTATGCCCAGCACGCCTCCATATTCAATGGCCTGTTCTCTCAGCTGCGAGACTACTATGCAAAGTCTGGTGAGGGGTTAGATGACATCTTGGCGGATTTCTGGGCCCAGCTCCTGGAGAGAGCATTCCCCCTGCTGCACCCCCAGCGCAGATTCTCCCCTGACTTCCTGCTGTGCCTCACACGCCTGGCCTCAGCTACTGATGGCTCTCTGCATCCCTTCGGGGATTCACCCCGCCGCCTCCGCCTGCAGGTGAGGGATCCCGAGGCCTGAGCTCCAGCCACTCCCACCTGTGCACCACTCACCTCTAACCAGCAACccctgctctggggattccccTACTCTGCCTTGTCTGGGCCGGTGACCCCCCTCTGCAGCCTCAGTCACCTCTGCCTGACTTTAACGGGGCGCCCCTCACTTCCCTTTTGCACCCTACTTTCACGTCGACACTCACccgctcctggccccagccacctTCCCGCCACCTCCTCTCCTTAATCCTAACATCTTGACTTCCTGTGCCTCGTCTAACTGAAACAGGCCTTGCATGTTGAGAGGCACTTCCACTTAGTTTCTCAGTTAACTCATGACTCCGAGAGGCACATAGTAGTACCTTTACTGTACACAGGAAAACGCTGGGGCTCCTAGAGGTTAACATTTCTCAGCCACGCGTGGCAGAGCTCTGCCCCCCCATCCCGGTCAGTGTTTGTCCTGAGCTGCAGTCTCTTGACCTCCAAGCCCCCTACAACACAATCCCTCTATGTCTTCCCAAGCCCCATTCCCCTCTGTCCTCCTGGGCTGTGATTCCTGTGGGTCTCTTGAGTCTGCCTCTCTGTTGCACCTGCTACTCGCTACCCACCCCCAGACAACCCCACACGCCTGATGACCGCTGCTGCTTACCCCCTTGGTAAAGCCTTCTGGCCTGAGACTGGAGTGACCCCTGACAACTCTGTGGTTTCTCTCaccctctttcctctcccctaGATAACCCGTTCCCTGGTGGCTGCCCGGGCCTTTGTCCAGGGCCTGGAGACTGGACGAAATGTGGTCAGAGAAGCGCTTAAGGTTAGAaggaggcctgggtgggggcatggcccagggagggagaggcagatgtgGGAGACCCCGTGAGAAAGAGACTGGCACCATCTGACGGCAGAGACCTGGGCCTGCCTGTATCAGCCTCCTGGCCTGGTGCCCCAGAGAAAATCAGGATGTGTGTTTGGGCAGTGGGAGGGGGGCTGGTGCCTGGACCTGGCTCTACAGGGTCATGACCCATGACCTACCACCTCTGACCCTCCATGCCCTCTGATGACTCAGACACCCTGCTGTCCCCTAAGGACTGCTCTCTGTAGCAGTCTGAGGTTGGAATATCAGCTCCTCTGTGTCCCCAAGACCTCCCAGTGACTCTTCCTCCCCTGTGCCGGAGGCGGGACTCCTGGCTTGGCCTCTCCCCACCACCCAACCTCTCTCCCTGACTCCTCAGTTCATCTCCTGTCTCctttctgcctcctccctccttgACCGTCAGGGGCTCCCTCTCGTCCCTCATCTCCACCACCTTTCCATTCAGCAGTGCCTGTGACCTGGCCGCTGGGAGCCTCCCTTGTGGTCTCACCTGCTGTCAGGTGGGAGCCCTAGTCCCTCACACCCAGCTGTCCACACGGAGCCCAGGGAAGGTGAGGCAGGGCATTTGGCGTCTGTCTGTGCCCGGCCACACAGTGTGCAGATGACACAGCCCCACTCTCCGTCCCCAGGTGCCGGTGTCCGAGAGCTGCAGCCAGGCTCTGATGCGTCTGGTCGGCTGCCCCCTTTGCCGGGGAGTCCCCTCGCTTCTGCCCTGCAGGGGCTTCTGCCTCAACGTGGTCCATGGCTGTCTGAGCAACAGGGGACTGGAGCCTGACTGGGATGACTACCTGGGTGAGGGGATGGGATGGAGGAGGGCCCTGaggagggctgggagcagggctctCTCCAAGGAGTGGGGGGTGAGCTGGGGAGGGGTCTAAAGCCACAACATGAGGAGGGCTCTTTGCTCCTGAGAACCTGCCCCCCAACACGCCACCAAGGCCCTGTGGGGATCCGCAGGAACATTTAGTTACCCGTCACCCCAAACACAGCTTTGCTcttccaccccctcctcccagacggcctcctgctcctggctgAAAAGCTCCAGGGCCCTTTTTCCTTTGAGCTGGCAACTGAGTCCATTGGGGTGAAGGTCTCAGAAGGTCTGATGTATCTGCAGGAGAACAGCGTGAAGGTGACAGAAAAGGTacggaggagggaagggaggagctgAGGCCTGGGTGGGGACAATGTGGGTGTGAGTCCAGGtgtaggggagggaagggaggagccgAGGCCTGGGTGGGGACAGTGTGAGTGTGAGCCCAGGTGTAGGGGAGGGAATGGTagaggggaggcctgggtggggggacGGTGTGGGGTGTGAGCCCAGGTATAGGGGAGGGAAGGGtggaggggaggcctgggtggggggacGGTGTGGGTGCGAGCCCAGGTataggggagggaagggaggagccgAGGCCTGGGTGGGGACGGTGTGGGTGTGAGCCCAGGAATAGGGGAGGGAAGGGTagaggggaggcctgggtggggggatGGTGTGGGGTGTGAGCCCAGGTGTAGGGGAGGGAAGGGtggaggggaggcctgggtggggggacGGTGTGGGTGTGAGCCCAGGTATAGGGGGAGGGAATGGTagaggggaggcctgggtggggacGGTGTGGATGTGAGCCCAGGAATAGGGGAGGGAAGGGTAGAGGGGTGGCCTGGGTGGGGGGATGGTGTGGGGTGTGAGCCCAGGTATAGGGGGAGGGAAGGGTagaggggaggcctgggtggggggacGGTGTGGGGTGTGAGCCCAGGTATAGGGGAGGGAAGGGTagaggggaggcctgggtggggggacGGTGTGGGTGTGAGCCCAGGTATAGGGGAGGGAAGGGTagaggggaggcctgggtggggggacGGTGTGGGGTGTGAGCCCAGGTATAGGGAAGGGAATGGTagaggggaggcctggggtgggggacggTGGGGTGTGAGCCCAGGTATAGGGGGAGGGAATGGTagaggggaggcctgggtggggacGGTGTGGGTGTGAGCCCAGGTATATGGGAAGGGAATGGTagaggggaggcctgggtgggggaCGGTGTGGGTGTGAGCCCAGGTATAGGGGAGGGAAGGGTggaggggaggcctggggtggAGGACGGTGTGGGTGTGAACCCAGGTATATGGGAAGGGAATGGTagaggggaggcctgggtgggggaCGGTGTGGGTGTGAGCCCAGGTATATGGGAAGGGAATGGTagaggggaggcctgggtgggggaCGGTGTGGGTGTGAGCCCAGGTATATGGGAAGGGAATGGTagaggggaggcctgggtgggggaCGGTGTGGGTGTGAGCCCAGGTATAGGGGGAGGGAATGGTagaggggaggcctgggtggggacGGTGTGGGTGTGAGCCCAGGTATATGGGAAGGGAATGGTagaggggaggcctgggtgggggaCGGTGTGGGTGTGAGCCCAGGTATAGGGGGAGGGAATGGTagaggggaggcctgggtggggacGGTGTGGATGTGAGTCCAGGTATAGGGGAGAGAAGGGTggaggggaggcctggggtgggggtacaGTGTGGGATGTCAGGGTGACAGTGCTGTGTACCTGTGGGATTTCGCCAAAGGGTTTGGGTGTGAGGGCTCTTGCCTGTGCCACAGGTTTTTCAGCAATGTGGGAACCCCCACCCGATATCGACCCGCCACCGCCGAGCCCCAGCGCCTCGGGAAGAGGTCGGCCGACCATGGAGACCGGGCGCGGAGGAGGAGCGGCCCACGACGGCAGCAGGCACCAACATGCAGCGCCTGGTgagcggcgggcgggggcgggaccTGGGCGGAGTAGCAGGTGGTGGGAGAAAGGGGTTGCAGGTGGATGGGCGGGGCAGTCTGCAGGGGCGGGGCGGCAGGTGGATGGGCAGGGCAGTCTGGGGGGTTGGGGCAGCAGGAGGGCGAGCGCCATGGTGCTCTCCCGCTTGCCCAGGTGTGGGAGTTCCGCGAACGGCTGGGCCGGGCGCGGGGCTTCTGGACTGGACTGCCGACGACGGTGTGCGGGGACTCCCGCATGGCGGTGGACATCTCTCAGGAGGCGGCACCCTGCTGGACCGGGACTGGGCGGGGCCGGTGAGAGCCGGGCGTCCGGATGGGGCTGGAGAGGACCGGGCGGGGCCGCGCGGACCGGCGGGAGCCTTCCCGGCTGCTATGCTCACAGGTATTTGCCACCTGTGGTCGGGAGCTCCGTCGCCGAGCAGCTCAACAACCCCGAGCTGGAGGTGGATGCCTCGGGTCCCGACCTGCcgacgcggcggcggcggctgcagctCCGGGCAGCCACAGCCCGGATGAAGGCGGCCGCGCTGGGGCACGACCTGGACAGGCACGACGACGGTGAGACCCAGGGCCCCAGTTCCCGCACCCCTCCCCTTGCCTTTGAGTCCCTCCCCCCTCGCCCCGCGGTTCCCTCCTTTGCCTGATAAGTTAGCGTACTGGGCGCTTACCTGCTCACCTTGAAGGTAAGGGCGGAGGGAAGTGAGTGGGTCTCTACCTCTGAGTGCACGCGGCCCTCGGGCGGACACGGAAACATCAGAGCAGCCGGCAGAGTGGGGGCTggcagcctgggggaggagggcaagCCCGGTGCGGTGACACTCGGCTGACTCCCCAGGGTGGAATTTACCAAACGGAGAAGCCGGCACGGGCGCTCatcttcccctttctcttctgTTGTGTCCTCGGTCCTCCCCTGTGTATCCTCCctccttgtctctgtgtctcaccctTTGACCCCCGTGTCTGCTGTccggcccctccctgtccccgACTCGCTGTCGCGCACTGCCTGCCCCTTTCCCACTTCCCATCGGTCCACCCCATGTCCGTGTTTCCCCACAGATGAGGATGCCAGCGGCTCTGGTGGGGGACAGCAGTATGCAGATGACTGGAAGGCGGGCGCAGAAACCCTGACCCCGCTCGGCcggccccttctccctcctcgaAGAGAGGGCCCAGGGAGTAGAGGAGGCAGCTCCCGCTCCAAccagggcaggagcaggagtGGGGGGGCGTCTGTTGTTTTCCACCCCCAGCCAGCCCTCATCCTCTtcccctcagccctggccctgctggggcCACGGTAACAGG
This sequence is a window from Lepus europaeus isolate LE1 chromosome 21, mLepTim1.pri, whole genome shotgun sequence. Protein-coding genes within it:
- the GPC2 gene encoding glypican-2 yields the protein MSALRPLLLLLLPLCPGPGPGPGSEAKVTRSCAETRQVLGARRYSLNLIPSTLISGEHLRVCPQEYTCCSSETEQRLIRDTEATFRGLVEGSGSFLVHSLTARHRKFNEFFQEMLSISQHSLAQLFSHSYGRLYAQHASIFNGLFSQLRDYYAKSGEGLDDILADFWAQLLERAFPLLHPQRRFSPDFLLCLTRLASATDGSLHPFGDSPRRLRLQITRSLVAARAFVQGLETGRNVVREALKVPVSESCSQALMRLVGCPLCRGVPSLLPCRGFCLNVVHGCLSNRGLEPDWDDYLDGLLLLAEKLQGPFSFELATESIGVKVSEGLMYLQENSVKVTEKVFQQCGNPHPISTRHRRAPAPREEVGRPWRPGAEEERPTTAAGTNMQRLVWEFRERLGRARGFWTGLPTTVCGDSRMAVDISQEAAPCWTGTGRGRYLPPVVGSSVAEQLNNPELEVDASGPDLPTRRRRLQLRAATARMKAAALGHDLDRHDDDEDASGSGGGQQYADDWKAGAETLTPLGRPLLPPRREGPGSRGGSSRSNQGRSRSGGASVVFHPQPALILFPSALALLGPR